From Granulicella sp. WH15, the proteins below share one genomic window:
- a CDS encoding DUF302 domain-containing protein — protein MTNGLVSLISPYSVKDTLSRLENLCKQKGVPVHFRVDHSGDAARVGLKMNPSEMLMLGNPKNGTPLMNASPTVAIDLPLKALAWEDSAGKVWLTYNSPEYLAERHNLPVDLIGNIAVLKELCESTVAATAL, from the coding sequence ATGACAAATGGTCTCGTAAGTCTTATCAGCCCCTATTCCGTGAAGGACACGCTATCTCGGCTTGAAAATCTCTGCAAACAGAAGGGGGTGCCCGTCCACTTCAGAGTCGATCATTCAGGTGACGCCGCGCGCGTCGGTTTGAAAATGAATCCCTCCGAAATGTTGATGCTTGGCAATCCGAAAAACGGCACCCCGCTGATGAACGCATCACCCACAGTGGCGATCGATCTGCCACTCAAGGCTTTGGCTTGGGAGGACTCGGCGGGCAAGGTCTGGCTGACTTACAACAGCCCGGAATATTTGGCTGAGCGGCACAATCTCCCCGTAGATCTGATCGGGAACATCGCCGTACTCAAAGAGCTCTGTGAGAGCACGGTAGCAGCAACGGCGCTCTGA
- a CDS encoding alpha/beta hydrolase, giving the protein MTTNAASEHSSTVHYNTVRIENVDIFYREAGKKGAPVLLLLHGFPTSSNMFRNLISRLSGSFHIIAPDYPGYGFSSMPDRAQFSYTFEKMTDLVEQLTIKLELSTYIIYVMDYGAPIGYRLAIRHPEKIAGIIVQNGNAYDEGLREFWDPIKKYWGAATPENRAALEYLTKPDATKWQYENGVADKTLVDPTTYTLDQAGMDRPGNADIQLDMLYDYRTNVPFYPAFQEFFRKFQPPMLIVWGKNDFIFPPEGAAPYKRDLPKVETHLLDAGHFALETHGEEIASRIEGFFSSK; this is encoded by the coding sequence ATGACTACGAACGCAGCCTCTGAACACTCGTCGACGGTCCACTACAACACAGTCCGTATCGAAAACGTGGACATCTTTTACCGGGAGGCGGGCAAGAAGGGTGCACCCGTACTCTTGTTGCTTCACGGTTTTCCGACTTCATCGAACATGTTTCGCAACCTGATCAGCCGCCTATCCGGATCGTTTCACATCATTGCACCGGATTACCCGGGCTATGGCTTCAGCAGCATGCCGGACCGCGCGCAGTTCTCGTACACATTCGAGAAGATGACCGACCTTGTCGAGCAGCTGACCATTAAGCTTGAGCTCTCGACATACATCATCTATGTCATGGATTACGGCGCACCGATCGGCTACCGCTTGGCGATTCGTCATCCCGAGAAGATTGCCGGCATCATCGTGCAAAACGGAAATGCCTACGACGAAGGTTTGCGTGAATTCTGGGACCCCATTAAAAAGTATTGGGGAGCCGCTACGCCTGAAAATCGTGCCGCGCTCGAATATCTGACAAAGCCGGACGCAACAAAGTGGCAGTATGAAAACGGTGTCGCCGATAAGACACTGGTTGACCCGACCACCTATACCCTCGACCAGGCTGGCATGGATCGCCCTGGAAACGCCGATATTCAGCTCGACATGCTCTATGACTATCGGACGAACGTCCCGTTCTATCCTGCATTTCAGGAGTTCTTCCGGAAGTTTCAGCCGCCGATGCTGATCGTTTGGGGAAAGAACGACTTTATCTTCCCTCCGGAAGGCGCAGCCCCTTACAAGCGCGATCTTCCGAAGGTCGAGACGCACCTGCTCGACGCAGGACATTTCGCACTCGAAACTCACGGTGAAGAGATCGCCTCACGCATTGAAGGCTTCTTCTCGTCCAAGTAA
- a CDS encoding copper resistance protein B codes for MDNEPFAHVLLDQLEGRASATGTQFKWDGEAWAGTDFNRFWVKSEGNIARSSMSDGDQEFLYDRPIPRMRYFDAQIGVRADLDSDPTRAWAAIGLEGLAPYEFEFAPTLYIRNDGRVAGRIEGAYSFRVRQRLVLEPQIELNFYSKDDKARKVGSGLSDLDGGIRLRYEINRKFAPYIGYVYSGSYGSSAAFTRATGDATHTSSFVFGVRVWR; via the coding sequence ATGGACAACGAACCCTTTGCTCATGTTTTGTTGGATCAATTAGAAGGGCGCGCCTCTGCGACGGGCACACAGTTCAAATGGGACGGCGAAGCATGGGCGGGCACAGACTTTAACCGATTCTGGGTAAAGTCTGAAGGGAACATCGCTCGTTCGTCGATGAGCGACGGCGATCAGGAATTCCTGTATGACCGGCCGATTCCTCGCATGCGTTATTTCGACGCGCAGATCGGAGTCCGCGCCGACCTGGACTCGGACCCAACCCGCGCCTGGGCAGCGATCGGACTGGAGGGTCTTGCTCCCTACGAATTCGAGTTTGCCCCAACTCTGTACATCCGCAACGACGGTAGGGTCGCGGGCCGGATTGAAGGTGCCTATTCGTTCCGCGTTCGCCAACGGCTCGTTTTAGAGCCTCAGATCGAGCTGAATTTCTATAGCAAGGATGATAAGGCCCGAAAAGTAGGTTCAGGCTTGAGCGACCTCGATGGCGGGATTCGGCTTCGCTACGAAATCAATCGAAAATTCGCCCCGTACATTGGGTACGTATACTCAGGTTCCTATGGAAGCTCGGCCGCCTTTACACGGGCGACAGGTGACGCAACGCATACTAGCTCTTTCGTATTTGGGGTACGCGTTTGGCGGTAA
- a CDS encoding cyclic nucleotide-binding domain-containing thioredoxin-disulfide reductase, with translation MACRLCQISAYCDRSRTLDARARFGTNRIELRFGEEHLSPTVKEIGAMTVRDESPLKIANDPEFRPDLAFTPLTEAMVERLRTYGKEESYPTDSPLFTHGDRGVDMFVILQGEVDVSLPPSVAGCKTIWKHRRFAVAGELNLLTTQACLVDGKTVGDTTVLRISRQELQRLMREEGDIANLITSAVIWRRIGILGEETAGVTLIGHSNDAATRELQRFLVRNSYPHRVAEPSSMERATSEVDAGLSRFPTVVLSDGRSWHKPTISGLADELGITELPDPGRIYDVAIVGAGPSGLAAAVYAASEGLCTIVIEGVAPGGQAGTSSKIENYLGFPTGVSGLRLASRAQLQALKFGVSFAISRETVRSEEIDGIHQLTLAGGIPVRARSVVVASGAQYRTLSVENYRRYENCGIYYAATAMESVFCRDKEVVVVGGGNSAGQAALFLSGIAKHVHHLVRTHSLAKTMSQYLISRIEKSPNITLHTRSEIVALDGDLSLDQVKWVHHGTGVITAAPVSNVFVMIGAEPNSGWLFGSVTLDKKGFILTGGSVGFENTPYATSMRGMFAVGDVRAQSVKRVASAVGEGSVVISDVHRYLADHRNSLAAERNSALAALRSANAAAAHDTPDRVEGRQ, from the coding sequence GTGGCATGCCGGCTGTGCCAAATCTCCGCTTACTGCGACCGTTCTCGAACACTCGATGCCCGTGCTCGATTTGGAACAAATCGGATCGAACTTCGCTTTGGCGAAGAGCATCTTTCACCCACTGTCAAGGAGATTGGCGCGATGACTGTAAGAGATGAAAGCCCGCTGAAGATCGCCAATGATCCTGAGTTCCGACCGGATCTTGCGTTCACACCTTTGACAGAGGCGATGGTGGAACGCCTCAGAACGTATGGAAAGGAGGAGAGCTATCCAACGGATTCACCCCTGTTCACTCACGGCGATCGAGGCGTGGACATGTTCGTCATCTTGCAAGGAGAGGTAGACGTCTCACTTCCTCCATCCGTCGCCGGATGCAAGACCATTTGGAAACACCGCCGCTTTGCTGTCGCCGGTGAGCTGAATTTGTTGACGACGCAGGCCTGTCTCGTCGATGGCAAGACTGTCGGGGACACAACAGTGCTTCGGATTTCACGCCAAGAGCTGCAGCGACTCATGCGCGAGGAGGGAGATATTGCCAATCTGATCACCTCCGCCGTCATCTGGCGTCGCATTGGCATCTTGGGAGAAGAGACTGCGGGCGTCACCCTCATTGGACATTCGAATGACGCAGCGACCAGGGAACTTCAGCGATTCCTTGTCCGCAATAGCTATCCCCACCGAGTTGCCGAGCCGAGCTCAATGGAGCGCGCGACCTCGGAAGTTGATGCAGGACTCTCCAGATTCCCGACAGTAGTGCTCTCGGACGGACGATCGTGGCACAAGCCGACTATTTCCGGCCTGGCCGATGAGCTTGGCATCACAGAGCTTCCGGACCCCGGCAGGATCTACGACGTCGCAATCGTAGGGGCCGGACCATCGGGCTTGGCAGCCGCTGTATACGCAGCTTCCGAGGGACTGTGCACCATCGTGATCGAGGGCGTGGCGCCCGGCGGGCAGGCGGGCACCAGTTCGAAGATCGAAAATTACCTCGGCTTTCCAACCGGCGTCTCAGGTCTCAGACTCGCGAGTCGTGCGCAGCTACAAGCATTAAAATTCGGCGTAAGTTTTGCGATTTCGAGAGAAACAGTTCGTTCGGAAGAGATTGACGGCATTCATCAATTGACACTCGCAGGTGGGATTCCTGTACGTGCGAGGTCTGTAGTCGTTGCTTCGGGCGCTCAATATCGCACGCTCTCCGTGGAGAATTACCGACGTTACGAGAACTGCGGGATTTATTACGCTGCGACGGCCATGGAGTCGGTGTTTTGCCGCGATAAAGAAGTGGTTGTTGTTGGAGGGGGCAATTCCGCTGGACAGGCAGCCCTCTTCCTCTCGGGGATTGCTAAGCATGTGCACCATCTTGTGCGAACCCACTCGCTTGCGAAGACTATGTCGCAGTACTTGATTTCTCGAATTGAAAAGTCGCCAAACATCACCCTCCATACCCGATCGGAGATCGTAGCGCTGGATGGGGATCTATCCCTCGACCAAGTCAAGTGGGTGCATCACGGGACCGGGGTAATCACCGCCGCCCCCGTTTCCAACGTCTTTGTGATGATCGGAGCCGAACCCAACTCTGGCTGGCTCTTCGGAAGCGTAACCCTCGACAAGAAGGGATTCATTCTTACGGGGGGATCGGTCGGATTTGAAAACACACCTTATGCCACAAGCATGCGAGGCATGTTCGCCGTCGGTGATGTACGTGCACAGTCCGTGAAGCGGGTTGCATCTGCGGTCGGGGAAGGATCAGTAGTGATAAGCGATGTCCACCGCTATCTTGCAGATCATAGAAACAGCTTGGCAGCTGAACGCAACTCGGCACTAGCAGCATTGCGTTCTGCTAACGCCGCGGCAGCCCATGACACACCAGACCGTGTCGAAGGGAGGCAGTAA
- a CDS encoding FAD-dependent oxidoreductase: MAAIVEVGAEQFDVVVLGSGEAGKYLAWTLGADGRRVALIETRYVGGSCPNIACLPSKNVIHSAKVAWYAHRLKEFGFEVTVPKVDMKVVRERKRTMVRELVEVHNKRFAANGVTFICGDGRFVGPREVVVTLQAGGTRQISGDTVIVSTGSRAVVTDIPGLQEAEPMTHIEQLELDVVPESLIVLGGGYIGLEFAQAMARFGSKVTVVDRNARCLTHEDEDVVRVLTDLLSKEGIEFKLGSTVESVTGRSGDAVEVILKTQERHETLRATHILAAVGRIPNTDSIGTQMAGIELTANGHIKVNEFLQTTAESVFAVGDCAGSPYFTHAAYDDFRIVYQSIQGHKRVTTGRQIPYTLFTDPELAHVGLHEDEAKRQGISYRLAKLPMAAVLRTRTLGETEGFLKALIGKDDRILGFTALGVGVGELLAPVQLVMNSGLPYTALRDLIVTHPTLSEGLVFLFASLGYK, from the coding sequence ATGGCGGCGATTGTAGAGGTTGGTGCAGAGCAATTCGATGTCGTTGTACTCGGGAGCGGCGAAGCCGGGAAGTATCTCGCTTGGACGTTGGGTGCAGACGGAAGACGTGTGGCGTTGATCGAAACGCGCTATGTGGGAGGATCCTGTCCAAACATCGCGTGTCTTCCGAGCAAGAATGTTATCCATTCGGCCAAAGTGGCTTGGTATGCCCATCGGCTCAAAGAGTTCGGCTTCGAAGTAACGGTGCCGAAGGTAGATATGAAGGTCGTCCGTGAGAGAAAGCGGACGATGGTACGCGAGCTCGTCGAAGTCCACAACAAGCGCTTCGCGGCGAATGGTGTCACCTTCATTTGTGGAGATGGGCGGTTTGTAGGACCACGTGAGGTCGTTGTTACGCTTCAGGCAGGGGGCACCAGGCAGATCTCGGGAGATACGGTCATCGTGAGTACCGGCTCGCGTGCCGTGGTCACCGATATCCCAGGCTTGCAGGAAGCTGAGCCAATGACTCACATCGAGCAACTAGAACTGGACGTCGTCCCGGAGAGCCTGATCGTTTTGGGTGGGGGCTACATAGGGCTCGAGTTTGCACAGGCAATGGCACGATTCGGTTCTAAAGTGACGGTGGTTGATCGCAATGCCCGATGCCTGACGCACGAGGACGAAGACGTCGTCAGAGTGCTGACAGACTTGCTTTCGAAGGAAGGCATCGAGTTCAAGTTGGGCAGCACGGTCGAGTCCGTCACCGGACGTTCCGGTGATGCCGTCGAAGTCATTCTCAAAACCCAAGAGCGTCATGAAACGCTGCGAGCCACACATATCTTGGCCGCGGTCGGACGCATTCCAAATACGGATTCGATCGGCACGCAGATGGCGGGCATCGAACTGACAGCGAATGGGCACATAAAGGTGAACGAATTCTTGCAGACCACCGCTGAGAGTGTGTTCGCCGTCGGCGACTGTGCAGGCAGTCCGTACTTCACCCATGCCGCCTACGACGATTTCCGCATCGTTTACCAAAGTATCCAAGGGCACAAGCGGGTAACAACGGGACGCCAGATTCCTTACACCTTGTTCACCGATCCAGAACTTGCTCACGTTGGGCTTCACGAGGACGAAGCGAAGCGACAAGGTATCAGCTACCGTCTGGCCAAACTGCCCATGGCGGCGGTCCTCAGAACACGCACCTTGGGGGAAACGGAAGGTTTCCTCAAAGCCCTGATTGGCAAAGATGATCGCATCCTTGGATTCACAGCTCTTGGGGTTGGCGTAGGCGAGCTCCTAGCGCCAGTCCAATTGGTGATGAACTCCGGCTTACCTTACACAGCGCTGCGTGACCTAATCGTCACCCACCCGACATTGTCGGAGGGGCTAGTCTTTCTGTTTGCCAGCCTTGGCTACAAATAA
- a CDS encoding AraC family transcriptional regulator: MANHANSGMPRRLGEATSSTEVPAALESHPLGGRRLVVRVGDGEMPLFEDQPILDSLRSPWHGLILEMHHHRGCEIPVHDHETLCLHLQTGGQVDMDWFCSGKTGRTRSVPGSMMLLPAGTRDSVIWHGSTQRMVAGIEPSLLKDAAEQMGIKGLFDFNLKWSFRDQQLEALLNEMNREMRSGFATGGLYGDLLGMALSVGLIRRYGELSHRIPSFKGGLSRPHINRILGYIEENLSDGIRLDDLAVLSSLSRYHFARSFRESLGETPYQYILKKRIERAKTLLRQPRTAVADIARSTGFSDARQFARMFRKITGVSPAEWRRNA; this comes from the coding sequence ATGGCCAATCACGCAAATTCGGGGATGCCAAGAAGGCTAGGCGAAGCAACTTCCAGTACGGAAGTGCCTGCGGCACTTGAGTCTCACCCGCTCGGTGGCCGACGGTTGGTTGTTCGCGTCGGCGACGGAGAAATGCCGCTATTCGAAGATCAGCCTATCTTGGACAGCCTCAGGTCACCGTGGCATGGCCTGATCCTCGAAATGCATCATCATCGGGGCTGCGAGATTCCTGTGCACGACCATGAGACTCTCTGTCTGCATCTCCAAACAGGCGGCCAAGTGGATATGGACTGGTTCTGTTCAGGGAAAACGGGCAGAACACGCTCGGTGCCCGGAAGCATGATGCTCTTGCCCGCGGGCACACGCGACTCAGTAATCTGGCACGGCTCCACCCAGCGGATGGTGGCAGGGATTGAACCTTCGCTATTGAAGGATGCGGCCGAGCAGATGGGAATCAAAGGGCTGTTTGACTTCAATTTGAAGTGGTCTTTTCGCGACCAACAGCTGGAAGCGCTTTTGAACGAGATGAACCGGGAGATGAGGTCTGGATTTGCTACAGGAGGTCTGTACGGGGACCTTCTTGGGATGGCCCTCTCTGTGGGGCTCATCCGTCGATACGGCGAGCTGTCTCATCGTATTCCCTCGTTTAAGGGCGGATTGTCGCGCCCGCATATAAATCGCATCCTCGGATACATCGAAGAGAACCTTTCTGACGGCATTCGGCTCGATGATCTTGCCGTCTTAAGCTCTTTGAGCCGCTATCATTTCGCACGGTCGTTTCGGGAGTCGCTGGGCGAGACCCCCTATCAGTACATTCTCAAGAAAAGAATTGAACGAGCGAAGACGCTCCTCAGGCAGCCACGTACCGCGGTCGCGGATATCGCTCGGAGCACCGGGTTCTCCGATGCACGTCAGTTCGCTCGCATGTTTCGGAAAATCACGGGTGTTTCCCCCGCTGAATGGCGGCGCAACGCATAG
- a CDS encoding universal stress protein, producing MYERILIAYDGSKESERALEEGVALAKTLGSHVTLATVAEPAPGYVGLAAMVAPEEPENFRQYQLANLGALQVKAAEIAKANGLVIETTLIEASEVAGIIQAATSLKATLLVVGLRPHIHHVEWVGTVRQIANQAKCSILAVI from the coding sequence GTGTACGAGAGAATCTTGATTGCATATGACGGTTCAAAAGAATCGGAACGAGCTCTTGAAGAAGGCGTCGCGCTGGCCAAAACACTTGGATCCCATGTGACGCTTGCCACTGTTGCGGAGCCCGCACCAGGTTACGTCGGGTTGGCAGCGATGGTTGCCCCCGAAGAGCCAGAGAACTTTCGCCAATATCAATTAGCAAACCTCGGGGCGCTGCAGGTAAAGGCTGCCGAAATCGCGAAAGCCAATGGCTTGGTCATAGAGACGACCCTGATCGAGGCCTCCGAGGTTGCGGGCATCATCCAAGCGGCGACCAGTCTGAAGGCCACTCTGCTGGTCGTCGGGCTGCGACCGCATATCCATCACGTGGAATGGGTCGGCACAGTGCGGCAGATCGCCAACCAAGCTAAGTGTTCGATTCTCGCTGTCATCTGA
- a CDS encoding copper resistance system multicopper oxidase has translation MHTSNCLTRRHFMQSLIAAGIVTWAPGQGAAQMLSQSPKILEGTTFDLTIDKLSVNFSGKPRTAVAVNGSVPAPTLRWREGETVTINVTNRLKTNTSIHWHGMRIPTDMDGVPGLSFEGIRPGETFTYRFPVRQNGTFWYHSHSGYQEQTGISGAIIIEPQTAESEAVDREYVIFLSDWTDVDPHTILSNLKEDGSYYNYHRPALNHLSGDPQTKKFSTALAQYLMWSKMNMSPTDIADVSGSVYTYLCNGVPPSLGWKGLFEPGEKVKLRIVNGSAMTFFDVRIPGLQMKVVAADGNAVEPVMVDEFRIGTAETYDVIVSPENMSYVIFAQAEDRTGYAKGILATSANNEAKTPTMDPRPIRTMADMGMKMKGMAMPAMSGDGKMNMSGMQGGGMEGMSNMDMPANTAHVAAGHDTSSMTVRSDSAMNMHVPPEEVARTMWDQFPLPQPGRDVLPVGTPTSVPSPLPHLASVLKVGPEVSGIAVITGPKLSDPGVGLQHNGRRVLAYSDLKARYPGVDRRSPTREIELHLTGNMERFIWGFDGKKFSQAQPITLRYGERVRIILVNDTMMEHPIHLHGLWSELENGNGSFNPYKHTLIVKPAERLSYLVSADVKGHWAYHCHLMFHMEAGMFRTVVVA, from the coding sequence ATGCATACATCGAATTGTCTTACCCGTCGCCACTTTATGCAGAGCTTGATAGCGGCGGGCATTGTCACTTGGGCCCCGGGTCAAGGTGCGGCCCAGATGCTTTCTCAATCTCCGAAGATATTGGAAGGAACGACGTTCGATCTAACGATCGATAAGCTGTCCGTCAATTTCTCAGGCAAGCCACGCACCGCAGTGGCCGTGAATGGATCCGTGCCAGCCCCGACCCTTCGCTGGCGCGAAGGCGAGACCGTAACAATCAACGTAACGAACAGGCTCAAGACGAACACATCGATTCATTGGCACGGCATGCGAATTCCGACCGACATGGATGGCGTTCCTGGGTTGAGCTTCGAGGGTATTCGCCCGGGCGAGACATTTACCTATCGCTTTCCGGTGAGGCAGAACGGTACGTTCTGGTATCACAGCCACAGCGGATATCAAGAGCAAACAGGCATTAGTGGCGCGATCATTATCGAGCCCCAAACTGCCGAATCCGAAGCGGTCGACCGCGAATATGTGATATTCCTGTCCGATTGGACTGACGTCGATCCACATACGATCCTCAGTAACCTGAAGGAAGATGGCAGCTACTACAACTACCACCGGCCTGCGCTGAATCACCTGTCCGGAGACCCGCAGACGAAGAAGTTCTCCACGGCCCTCGCGCAGTACCTGATGTGGTCAAAGATGAACATGAGCCCGACTGACATCGCCGATGTCTCAGGCTCCGTCTACACCTATCTCTGCAACGGAGTGCCACCCTCGCTCGGCTGGAAAGGCCTTTTTGAACCGGGCGAAAAAGTGAAGTTGCGCATCGTCAATGGTTCGGCAATGACCTTTTTTGATGTCCGCATTCCCGGGTTGCAGATGAAGGTGGTTGCCGCCGATGGGAATGCGGTCGAGCCGGTGATGGTGGACGAGTTTCGGATTGGGACAGCAGAGACATATGACGTAATCGTCTCCCCCGAAAACATGTCGTACGTCATTTTCGCTCAGGCGGAAGACCGAACCGGCTACGCAAAAGGCATCCTGGCCACAAGCGCTAATAACGAGGCCAAGACACCGACGATGGATCCCCGACCCATCCGCACAATGGCTGACATGGGAATGAAGATGAAAGGTATGGCGATGCCCGCCATGTCAGGCGACGGGAAGATGAACATGTCAGGCATGCAGGGAGGCGGTATGGAGGGCATGTCGAACATGGATATGCCGGCGAACACCGCACATGTCGCTGCGGGTCACGATACGTCGTCGATGACCGTGCGATCTGATAGTGCGATGAACATGCACGTACCACCGGAAGAGGTGGCCCGAACAATGTGGGATCAGTTTCCACTGCCCCAACCCGGTCGCGATGTACTTCCAGTCGGAACTCCCACATCTGTGCCATCCCCTCTCCCTCATCTTGCCAGCGTCCTCAAGGTTGGGCCAGAAGTATCGGGGATTGCAGTTATCACCGGCCCCAAGCTAAGCGATCCAGGTGTCGGACTTCAGCACAATGGACGCAGGGTTCTTGCCTATTCAGACCTGAAAGCTCGTTACCCGGGTGTGGACCGTCGTTCTCCGACACGGGAGATCGAACTGCACCTGACGGGAAATATGGAACGGTTCATTTGGGGCTTCGACGGAAAGAAGTTCTCACAGGCTCAGCCGATAACTCTGCGCTATGGAGAGCGCGTACGGATCATCCTTGTCAACGACACGATGATGGAACATCCGATTCACCTGCACGGCCTGTGGAGCGAACTGGAAAACGGAAATGGATCATTCAACCCCTACAAGCACACTCTTATCGTCAAGCCTGCAGAGCGACTTAGTTATCTCGTCTCCGCGGATGTAAAAGGCCACTGGGCTTATCACTGTCACCTCATGTTTCACATGGAGGCTGGGATGTTCAGAACGGTGGTTGTGGCATGA
- the rpiA gene encoding ribose-5-phosphate isomerase RpiA — translation MTQDQSKLLAAKRATDLISDGMRVGLGTGTTSTFFIEELAKRVRSGLRLKAIATSTESERLATEQGIELTSFADSPVLDLTVDGADEIGPGLSLIKGGHGALLREKIIASAAKAFVVIADESKIVSTLGKFPLPVEVIQLAEPLVYRKLLDLGLNPMLRLVANGAVPWQTDEGNFILDCHCGSIQDPEKTAAEIRSIIGVVEHGLFLRMASMALIAGQDGVREVHPS, via the coding sequence ATGACGCAGGATCAATCAAAGCTGCTAGCAGCGAAGCGTGCCACAGATCTCATTTCTGATGGAATGAGGGTTGGCCTCGGCACGGGAACGACGTCAACGTTCTTCATCGAGGAACTTGCAAAGCGTGTCAGGTCTGGACTTCGCCTCAAGGCGATTGCAACCAGCACCGAAAGTGAAAGACTTGCGACGGAACAAGGAATCGAACTCACAAGCTTCGCGGATTCGCCGGTGTTGGACTTGACCGTCGATGGTGCGGACGAAATCGGGCCCGGACTTTCCTTGATCAAGGGGGGCCACGGTGCACTCCTTCGAGAGAAGATCATCGCGTCCGCAGCGAAAGCATTTGTAGTGATCGCCGATGAGTCGAAGATCGTATCAACCCTCGGAAAGTTTCCCCTTCCGGTCGAGGTGATTCAGCTGGCGGAACCCCTGGTGTATCGGAAGCTACTTGACCTTGGTTTGAACCCAATGCTGCGACTCGTGGCGAATGGTGCTGTCCCGTGGCAGACAGACGAGGGCAACTTCATCCTCGACTGTCATTGTGGCTCCATTCAAGACCCCGAAAAAACCGCAGCGGAGATTCGAAGCATCATCGGAGTGGTTGAACATGGCCTGTTCCTGCGCATGGCGTCCATGGCTCTCATTGCAGGGCAAGATGGTGTTCGCGAAGTCCATCCGAGCTAG
- a CDS encoding NAD(P)H-dependent oxidoreductase, with translation MSKLLRIDVSPRGKDWSVSKRLGDVFVSQWLKQNPRGEVCLRDISAGLPMVDLSWIAGSFNSPDQRTDEQKAALKISDELIAEILSSTEILIATPMWNFSLPTMLKSWIDLVVRIGLTFSATYEGLAAGRKVWVIRASGSGYGPDSPMAAMNQFDLPLRTILGFIGLKDVTIYGAEHTNHVEHGRFSLDAYTTEHAPDSDVAAEVAKARVSMDAYIDKHVQQVEDLIAVSTLSGQMGTAAVTAGE, from the coding sequence ATGTCTAAGCTGCTTCGTATCGATGTCAGTCCCCGAGGAAAAGATTGGTCTGTCTCCAAGCGACTCGGCGATGTCTTTGTCTCGCAATGGTTGAAACAGAATCCACGTGGTGAAGTGTGCTTGCGCGACATATCGGCGGGCCTGCCGATGGTCGATCTTTCATGGATCGCAGGCTCCTTCAACTCGCCCGATCAACGTACCGACGAGCAGAAGGCCGCTTTGAAGATCTCTGACGAGTTGATCGCCGAGATTCTGTCTTCAACCGAGATCCTGATTGCCACCCCGATGTGGAATTTCTCACTTCCGACAATGCTAAAAAGCTGGATCGACCTTGTCGTCCGAATCGGACTCACTTTCTCCGCTACGTACGAGGGTCTTGCGGCGGGGCGCAAGGTCTGGGTCATACGTGCAAGCGGCAGTGGCTATGGACCAGACTCGCCGATGGCAGCAATGAATCAATTCGATCTTCCTCTGAGGACGATCCTCGGTTTCATTGGGCTCAAGGACGTGACGATCTACGGGGCGGAACATACGAATCACGTGGAGCATGGACGCTTTTCTCTCGACGCTTATACCACGGAACACGCACCCGACTCCGATGTTGCTGCGGAGGTAGCGAAAGCAAGGGTCTCGATGGACGCATACATCGATAAGCATGTACAGCAAGTCGAAGACCTCATTGCGGTCTCGACGCTTTCCGGGCAGATGGGTACGGCGGCCGTGACGGCTGGTGAGTAA
- a CDS encoding pyridoxamine 5'-phosphate oxidase family protein, protein MKFGSILFTPVVQKLQERYGSRRQYERIASSEATRTQLTPFEIEFLSERDSFYWATVSSSGWPYVQHRGGPPGFLKVIDNRTLAFADFAGNRQYITTGNLLTDDRVAMILVDYPNQARLKILGRAKVVEGEEAAPWIKRTQVKEYKAIVERAFIIDIEAFDWNCQQHIVPRYTSAEIHAAVREIEDRLHDLESENQRLRQELANTLATTTDARG, encoded by the coding sequence ATGAAATTCGGTTCGATTCTCTTCACGCCGGTAGTGCAAAAGCTTCAGGAGCGCTATGGCAGCAGGCGCCAATACGAGAGAATCGCTTCATCGGAGGCAACACGAACGCAGCTAACGCCGTTCGAGATCGAATTTCTCTCTGAACGTGACAGCTTCTATTGGGCAACCGTCAGTTCGTCCGGTTGGCCGTACGTGCAGCATCGAGGAGGTCCCCCGGGCTTTCTCAAGGTCATCGACAATCGGACTCTTGCTTTCGCCGACTTCGCTGGAAATCGACAATACATCACCACCGGAAATCTGTTGACCGACGACCGAGTCGCGATGATTCTCGTTGACTATCCAAATCAGGCGAGGCTGAAAATCCTTGGCCGGGCCAAGGTTGTGGAAGGCGAAGAGGCTGCACCTTGGATCAAGCGGACTCAGGTAAAGGAATATAAAGCCATCGTCGAACGGGCCTTCATCATCGACATAGAAGCATTCGACTGGAACTGCCAACAGCACATCGTTCCGCGGTACACTTCCGCCGAGATACACGCAGCCGTCCGCGAAATTGAAGATCGGCTACACGACCTCGAAAGCGAAAATCAGCGCCTCCGGCAGGAGCTAGCAAATACGCTTGCTACGACTACAGATGCCAGAGGCTAA